A window of the Oscillospiraceae bacterium genome harbors these coding sequences:
- a CDS encoding AraC family transcriptional regulator, with protein sequence MLDKSAPIDPASLSGELSLLFCGEQACSPGHGFGPAMREYYLLHYCLSGRGIFQTKKKSYAVGPHEGFLILPQEVTFYQADLQEPWHYVWVAFRGSLAEKYLSRCGLSAEKRIFHCNAAEDLQDCTGKMIEHVKLSYSDEFCLQGLLYQWFSILAASAKLPYREETSAGNIYVSKAIEFMQKNYQNAVSITALANYVGLNRSYLTSLFQRQLHMSPRDFLMDLRIARAADLLASSDLSVSQVSRSCGYPDPLAFSKAFHRVKDCSPTEYRQAKRAQAATSLEK encoded by the coding sequence ATGCTCGACAAATCAGCGCCCATAGACCCTGCCAGTCTTTCCGGCGAACTTTCTCTGCTCTTTTGCGGCGAGCAAGCCTGCTCACCGGGGCATGGCTTTGGCCCGGCCATGCGCGAATACTATCTGCTGCACTACTGTCTTTCCGGCCGCGGCATTTTCCAAACAAAAAAGAAAAGCTATGCGGTAGGTCCGCATGAGGGCTTTTTAATTCTTCCGCAGGAGGTCACATTTTACCAGGCCGACCTGCAGGAACCTTGGCACTATGTCTGGGTTGCTTTTCGCGGCAGCTTAGCCGAAAAGTATCTTTCCCGCTGCGGGCTTTCCGCAGAAAAGCGCATTTTTCACTGTAATGCAGCTGAAGACCTGCAGGACTGCACTGGAAAAATGATTGAACACGTCAAACTTTCTTACAGCGATGAATTCTGCCTGCAAGGGCTGCTTTACCAGTGGTTTAGCATTTTAGCGGCTTCTGCAAAGCTGCCCTACCGGGAAGAGACCTCTGCCGGAAATATCTATGTCAGCAAAGCAATCGAATTTATGCAGAAGAACTATCAAAATGCTGTGAGCATTACCGCACTTGCCAATTACGTGGGCTTAAACCGCAGCTATCTGACTTCGCTGTTTCAGCGGCAGCTGCACATGTCACCGCGTGACTTTTTGATGGACCTGCGCATTGCGCGCGCAGCAGACCTGCTTGCCAGCTCTGATTTATCGGTCAGCCAGGTTTCACGCTCCTGCGGTTACCCGGACCCTCTGGCTTTTTCAAAAGCTTTTCATAGGGTAAAAGACTGCAGTCCCACAGAGTACCGCCAGGCAAAGCGCGCGCAGGCTGCTACATCTTTGGAAAAATAA
- a CDS encoding NUDIX domain-containing protein translates to MSELLTIYDSLFNEIGTKERTLVHAEGDWHAVSHCWVLSRLPTDNGGKELWVWLQQRAHNKDNAPDFYDITVGGHIRAGERPSDALLRETEEEIGLSLLPQEVCLLGITKEDCVSPISHFIDREFNYVFLHLEDAPCFHPGEEVQDMVRIRAKDLCEKALHGRKVLPAVSLTRGEILLRAEQFCVHPNEFSGMVLPALGETK, encoded by the coding sequence ATGTCGGAATTGCTCACAATTTATGATTCACTTTTTAATGAAATTGGCACAAAAGAGCGCACATTGGTACATGCAGAAGGAGACTGGCACGCTGTTTCTCACTGCTGGGTTCTTTCCCGCTTACCTACAGACAACGGCGGCAAAGAGCTTTGGGTTTGGCTGCAGCAGCGCGCACATAATAAAGACAATGCGCCCGATTTTTATGACATCACAGTCGGCGGACATATCCGCGCAGGCGAAAGACCCTCTGATGCATTGCTGCGTGAAACAGAAGAGGAAATTGGTCTTTCGCTTCTGCCGCAGGAAGTCTGCCTGCTGGGCATTACAAAAGAGGATTGTGTAAGCCCTATCAGCCATTTCATAGACCGAGAGTTCAACTATGTTTTTTTGCACTTAGAAGATGCACCGTGTTTTCACCCCGGGGAAGAAGTGCAGGATATGGTGCGCATTCGCGCAAAAGATTTGTGCGAAAAAGCGCTGCACGGCCGAAAAGTGCTGCCGGCGGTTTCTTTGACGCGGGGAGAAATCCTTTTGCGTGCGGAACAATTCTGTGTACATCCAAATGAATTTTCTGGTATGGTTTTGCCGGCATTGGGGGAAACAAAATGA
- a CDS encoding secondary thiamine-phosphate synthase enzyme YjbQ codes for MLYSYELETGTEGFYDITDEVRDALKKSCVKDGICLVYCVHTTAGITINENADPDVVHDLLFALDRTFPNRPEFRHQEGNSAAHLKSSVIGCSATVPVQDGRLALGTWQGIYFCEFDGPRSRHFVVKVLEDN; via the coding sequence TTGCTGTATTCTTACGAATTGGAAACAGGAACAGAGGGCTTTTACGATATCACGGATGAAGTGCGAGATGCGCTGAAAAAGAGCTGTGTAAAAGACGGTATCTGCCTGGTCTACTGTGTACATACTACTGCAGGCATTACCATCAATGAAAATGCTGATCCAGACGTTGTACATGACCTGCTGTTTGCACTTGACCGCACCTTTCCCAATCGCCCAGAGTTCCGCCATCAAGAGGGAAATTCCGCGGCACACCTAAAGTCTTCTGTCATTGGCTGCAGCGCCACGGTGCCTGTGCAGGACGGCCGTTTGGCGCTTGGTACGTGGCAAGGCATCTATTTTTGTGAGTTCGACGGCCCGCGCAGCCGGCATTTTGTGGTAAAAGTGCTTGAGGATAACTAA
- a CDS encoding sodium-translocating pyrophosphatase, giving the protein MLTILAPIGAVVALLFAWSLARRVHKADEGTEKMRKISAAVRQGANAYLKRQYSGVAIFFAVMFVVLFIMAACGFLTYFVPFAFLTGGFFSGLSGFIGMRIATSANDRTANAASKSLNAGLKVAFSAGGVMGFVVVGLGLVDISFWYYVLKWFYSNPANLGLAANVAPAVLENAQVQAITSTMLTFGMGASSMALFARVGGGIFTKAADVGADLVGKVEIGIPEDDPRNPAVIADNVGDNVGDVAGMGADLYESYVGSIISSAALAVAAGYSFKGIAIPMVMAAVGILASIIGTFFVKTKDGATQHNLLTALRRGTWISAIIIAIVAYPLIRYGVGAEHVGLYGAVLSGLIAGILIGVFTEYYTSDTYKPLKKLAASSKTGAATVIIDGLSLGMKSTAAPVVIVGISILVSYFVSGGAQSYNSGLYGIGLSAVGMLSTLGITLATDAYGPVADNAGGIAEMAGLDETVRERTDALDSLGNTTAATGKGFAIGSAALTALALIASYISEIKVRDPKFAFNLNITSPQVLVGLFVGAVLPFIFAALTMAAVGKSAESIVVEVRRQFHEIKGLMEGKVDPDYSTCVDMCTRSAQKEMVAPALLAVIVPIAVGLILGVNGVCGMLAGATAAGFIMAIMMANAGGAWDNAKKYIEAGHFGGKGSDCHKAAVVGDTVGDPFKDTSGPSINILIKLLSMVSIVFSGLIMSFHLM; this is encoded by the coding sequence ATGCTCACAATTCTAGCACCCATTGGGGCAGTAGTCGCGCTGCTGTTTGCGTGGTCTCTGGCTCGGCGGGTTCACAAGGCGGACGAAGGTACCGAAAAAATGCGGAAAATTTCGGCAGCTGTGCGCCAAGGTGCTAACGCTTACTTAAAGCGTCAGTACAGCGGGGTAGCAATCTTCTTCGCAGTCATGTTTGTCGTTTTGTTCATCATGGCTGCCTGCGGATTCCTTACTTACTTTGTTCCGTTTGCATTTTTGACAGGCGGGTTCTTTTCCGGTCTGTCAGGCTTCATTGGGATGCGCATTGCGACTTCTGCAAATGACCGCACCGCAAATGCAGCCAGCAAAAGCCTAAACGCGGGCTTGAAAGTTGCTTTTTCGGCCGGCGGCGTTATGGGCTTTGTCGTGGTTGGTCTCGGCCTGGTAGACATTTCGTTTTGGTATTATGTACTTAAATGGTTTTACTCGAATCCCGCAAACCTCGGCCTCGCGGCAAATGTAGCCCCTGCAGTATTAGAAAATGCGCAGGTGCAGGCAATTACCAGCACAATGCTTACCTTTGGCATGGGCGCTTCGAGCATGGCGCTGTTTGCACGTGTGGGCGGCGGCATCTTTACCAAGGCGGCTGATGTCGGTGCAGACTTGGTTGGCAAAGTTGAAATCGGCATTCCGGAAGATGACCCCCGCAACCCGGCAGTTATCGCAGACAATGTCGGCGACAACGTCGGCGATGTTGCTGGTATGGGTGCAGACCTGTATGAATCCTATGTCGGTTCGATTATTTCTTCGGCAGCACTTGCGGTTGCAGCTGGCTACAGCTTCAAAGGCATTGCCATTCCAATGGTTATGGCGGCTGTCGGCATTCTTGCTTCCATAATCGGCACATTCTTTGTTAAGACAAAAGATGGCGCAACACAGCACAATCTGCTCACAGCCCTGCGCCGCGGCACTTGGATCAGCGCAATCATTATTGCCATTGTTGCTTATCCGCTCATTCGGTATGGCGTCGGTGCAGAGCATGTCGGTCTGTATGGAGCTGTCCTTTCTGGACTGATTGCTGGCATTCTGATTGGTGTATTTACAGAGTATTATACAAGTGATACCTATAAGCCACTGAAAAAACTGGCGGCTTCCAGCAAGACCGGTGCAGCCACAGTCATTATAGACGGCCTCAGCCTTGGTATGAAATCCACTGCAGCGCCTGTTGTCATTGTTGGTATTTCCATTCTTGTCAGCTACTTTGTTTCCGGCGGTGCACAGTCCTACAACAGCGGCTTGTACGGCATTGGCCTTTCTGCCGTTGGTATGCTTTCAACACTGGGCATTACCCTTGCAACAGATGCATATGGCCCTGTTGCAGATAACGCAGGCGGCATTGCTGAAATGGCCGGTTTGGACGAAACCGTGCGCGAGCGCACCGATGCACTGGACAGCTTGGGCAACACCACAGCGGCTACAGGCAAAGGCTTTGCAATCGGTTCTGCTGCGCTGACAGCGCTGGCACTTATTGCTTCCTATATCAGTGAAATTAAAGTACGTGACCCGAAGTTTGCGTTTAACCTGAATATTACCAGCCCACAGGTTTTGGTAGGTCTGTTTGTCGGTGCGGTGCTGCCCTTCATCTTTGCAGCCCTCACCATGGCAGCAGTTGGTAAGTCTGCTGAGAGCATCGTGGTTGAGGTCCGTCGTCAGTTCCATGAAATCAAAGGCTTGATGGAGGGAAAAGTTGACCCGGACTACAGCACCTGTGTAGACATGTGCACACGTTCCGCACAGAAAGAAATGGTTGCTCCGGCGCTTCTGGCGGTTATCGTGCCAATCGCTGTCGGCTTGATTTTGGGCGTCAACGGTGTCTGTGGCATGTTGGCAGGCGCAACAGCTGCTGGCTTTATCATGGCAATTATGATGGCAAATGCCGGTGGTGCATGGGATAACGCAAAGAAGTACATTGAGGCCGGTCACTTCGGCGGCAAAGGCAGCGACTGCCACAAGGCAGCGGTTGTCGGAGACACAGTTGGCGATCCGTTCAAAGATACTTCCGGTCCGTCTATCAATATCCTGATTAAGCTGCTGTCTATGGTTTCCATCGTCTTCAGCGGTTTGATTATGAGCTTCCATCTGATGTAA
- a CDS encoding DUF4250 domain-containing protein encodes MSLPNDPAILLSVVNARLRNNYPSLDELCHTLDVDQKALEEKLKSIDYVYDPSHNQFV; translated from the coding sequence ATGAGTCTGCCAAACGATCCCGCTATTCTGCTGAGCGTTGTCAATGCGCGTCTACGCAACAACTATCCCTCACTGGATGAACTCTGCCACACGCTGGATGTCGACCAGAAAGCGCTGGAAGAAAAGCTGAAATCAATCGATTATGTTTATGACCCCAGCCACAACCAATTCGTATAA
- a CDS encoding C-GCAxxG-C-C family protein, with protein sequence MESRIRKALERHRSGYNCCQAVACTYCDLVGVSEDQMFRMAEGFGAGMGGMKETCGALSGAVLLAGMKNSGGMRQRTKAETYQLSRQLVDGFLQKDGSAVCKDLKGADSGIPLRSCDGCIEDACTLVEQILFSEQK encoded by the coding sequence ATGGAGAGCCGAATCCGTAAAGCACTTGAGCGCCACCGCAGCGGTTATAACTGTTGTCAGGCAGTCGCGTGCACTTATTGTGACCTTGTCGGCGTTTCAGAGGACCAGATGTTTCGTATGGCAGAGGGCTTTGGCGCAGGTATGGGCGGCATGAAAGAAACCTGTGGTGCGCTTAGTGGCGCAGTCCTGCTGGCGGGTATGAAGAACAGCGGCGGTATGCGCCAGCGCACCAAAGCAGAGACTTACCAGCTTTCGCGGCAGTTGGTTGACGGCTTCCTGCAAAAGGACGGCTCAGCGGTCTGCAAAGATTTGAAGGGCGCTGACAGCGGCATTCCGCTGCGCAGCTGCGATGGCTGCATAGAGGATGCCTGCACGTTGGTTGAGCAAATCCTATTTTCTGAACAAAAATGA